In the genome of Neodiprion pinetum isolate iyNeoPine1 chromosome 2, iyNeoPine1.2, whole genome shotgun sequence, one region contains:
- the Uch gene encoding ubiquitin carboxyl-terminal hydrolase isozyme L3, with the protein MAWVPLESNPEVMTKFLHKLGVPKNWGIVDVYGVDPDLLAVIPRPVLALILLYPITDKSDRFKNDREAKLKEDGQKISEDIYYMKQCVSNACGTVALIHGVANNSDKIQLEDGQLKSFLDSTKGLSPLERGELLAKSEAIIDTHKELAQEGQTEAPGDDSPVNHHFITFVEKDGSLYELDGRQSIPVNHGASTADTFLDDAVRVCREYMARDPDEVRFTMVALAANE; encoded by the exons ATGGCATGGGTCCCGTTAGAGTCGAATCCAGAG GTCATGACCAAG TTTCTACATAAACTTGGAGTACCGAAGAACTGGGGCATCGTTGATGTTTATGGAGTGGATCCTGACTTGTTGGCTGTAATACCTAGGCCAGTTCTTGCTCTTATTCTCCTGTATCCGATTACAGACaag TCAGATAGGTTCAAAAATGATAGGGAGGCCAAGCTGAAAGAGGATGgacaaaaaatatctgagGACATATATTACATGAAACAATGTGTCTCTAATGCTTGTGGCACCGTTGCACTTATTCATGGAGTAGCTAATAACAGTGATAA GATTCAACTGGAAGATGGGCAGCTAAAATCATTCTTGGATAGCACCAAGGGACTTTCCCCCCTTGAGCGTGGCGAACTACTTGCTAAATCAGAGGCTATTATTGATACCCACAAAGAACTAGCTCAGGAAGGACAGACAGAG GCTCCTGGTGACGATTCCCCAGTCAATCATCATTTCATAACATTTGTCGAGAAGGATGGATCATTGTACGAGTTAG ATGGAAGGCAGTCGATCCCGGTTAATCACGGAGCTTCGACCGCTGATACATTTTTGGATGACGCAGTCCGCGTGTGCCGTGAATACATGGCCCGCGACCCTGATGAAGTCCGTTTCACTATGGTTGCTCTAGCTGCAAACGAATAA